A region of Halosolutus amylolyticus DNA encodes the following proteins:
- a CDS encoding PINc/VapC family ATPase, whose product MHVVPDTSVVIDGRVSATIEDGQFEGATISVPEAVVAELEAQANDGIETGWDGLEELQRLADLADDGVVDIEYVGERPSAIERGHASEGEIDALIRDIAEDLEATFITSDVVQAEVARAKGLDVEHVSPETRKVGTIAVEEFFDDQTMSVHLKTDTVPMAKRGELGEMRYEKIADEPTDEDQMDEWAREVVDSAKEAAGGFIELSEPGMKIVQFRDYRIAIGRPPFSDGIEITAVRPIAQTDLEDYEHADELKERLLERQRGVLISGSPGAGKSTLAQAVARYLNDHEYAVKTMEKPRDLQVGPEITQYTELGGEMEKTADALLMVRPDYTIYDEVRKTNDFEVFADMRLAGVGMIGVVHATRPIDALQRLIGRVELGMIPQIVDTVVYVETGEIAKVYDVKTEVKVPAGLTEEDLARPVILVTDFQTGEPEYEIYTFNRQVVTVPLTDEEGGPGTESGVDRIAKQEIEREIRSVARGYVDVQLTSQDTAVVYVEEDDISSVIGKGGGRITDIENRLGIDIDVRTHDENPNYGAGAGGAGGGASGGRGGGGGQAGQMVQPEITSRHIVIPVDGNHGETVEVQAGGDYLFTATVSRGGEIQVSRGSAIADELEQAIDRTEPITVVPS is encoded by the coding sequence ATGCACGTCGTGCCGGACACGAGCGTGGTCATCGACGGCCGCGTCTCGGCGACGATCGAAGACGGGCAGTTCGAGGGAGCGACGATTTCGGTGCCGGAAGCCGTCGTCGCGGAACTCGAAGCGCAGGCAAACGACGGGATCGAGACCGGCTGGGACGGCCTCGAAGAGCTCCAGCGGCTCGCCGACCTGGCCGACGATGGCGTCGTCGACATCGAGTACGTCGGCGAGCGACCCAGCGCGATCGAGCGCGGCCACGCCTCCGAGGGCGAGATCGACGCGCTCATCCGCGATATCGCCGAGGATCTCGAGGCCACGTTCATCACCAGCGACGTCGTCCAGGCCGAGGTCGCCCGGGCGAAGGGCCTCGACGTCGAGCACGTCTCGCCCGAGACCCGGAAAGTGGGGACGATCGCCGTCGAAGAGTTCTTCGACGACCAGACGATGAGCGTCCACCTCAAGACGGACACCGTCCCGATGGCCAAGCGGGGCGAACTCGGCGAGATGCGGTACGAGAAAATCGCCGACGAGCCGACCGACGAGGATCAGATGGACGAGTGGGCCCGCGAGGTCGTCGACAGCGCCAAGGAAGCTGCCGGCGGCTTCATCGAACTCTCCGAACCCGGAATGAAGATCGTCCAGTTCCGGGACTACCGGATCGCGATCGGCCGCCCGCCCTTTTCAGACGGCATCGAGATCACCGCGGTGCGGCCGATCGCCCAGACCGACCTCGAGGACTACGAGCACGCCGACGAACTCAAGGAGCGACTCCTCGAGCGCCAGCGCGGCGTCCTCATCTCCGGGTCGCCCGGCGCCGGGAAGTCGACGCTCGCCCAGGCGGTGGCGCGCTACCTCAACGACCACGAGTACGCGGTCAAGACGATGGAGAAACCGCGCGACCTGCAGGTCGGCCCCGAGATCACCCAGTACACCGAACTGGGCGGCGAGATGGAGAAGACGGCCGACGCCCTGCTGATGGTCCGGCCCGACTACACGATCTACGACGAGGTCCGCAAGACCAACGACTTCGAGGTCTTCGCGGACATGCGTCTGGCGGGCGTGGGTATGATCGGCGTCGTCCACGCGACCCGGCCGATCGACGCCCTCCAGCGCCTCATCGGCCGCGTGGAACTGGGGATGATCCCCCAGATCGTCGACACCGTCGTCTACGTCGAGACCGGCGAGATCGCGAAGGTGTACGACGTCAAGACCGAGGTCAAGGTCCCCGCGGGGCTCACCGAGGAGGACCTCGCCCGGCCCGTCATCCTCGTCACGGACTTCCAGACCGGCGAACCCGAGTACGAGATCTACACGTTCAACCGCCAGGTCGTCACCGTCCCGCTCACGGACGAGGAAGGCGGCCCCGGCACGGAGTCCGGCGTCGACCGCATCGCCAAACAGGAGATCGAACGCGAGATCCGATCGGTCGCGCGGGGCTACGTCGACGTCCAGCTCACAAGCCAGGACACGGCCGTCGTCTACGTCGAGGAGGACGACATCTCGAGCGTGATCGGCAAGGGCGGCGGTCGGATCACCGACATCGAGAACCGGCTGGGGATCGACATCGACGTCCGCACCCACGACGAGAACCCGAACTACGGCGCGGGCGCCGGCGGTGCTGGCGGCGGCGCGAGCGGCGGACGTGGTGGCGGTGGGGGCCAGGCCGGCCAGATGGTCCAGCCCGAAATCACCTCCCGCCACATCGTCATCCCCGTCGACGGCAACCACGGCGAGACCGTCGAGGTCCAGGCCGGCGGCGACTACCTCTTCACCGCGACGGTGAGCCGCGGCGGCGAAATTCAGGTCTCGAGAGGGAGCGCGATCGCGGACGAACTGGAGCAGGCGATCGATCGGACGGAGCCGATCACGGTCGTGCCCTCCTGA
- a CDS encoding bacteriorhodopsin encodes MTATVGPESLWLWIGTIGMTLGTLYFLGRGRGVRDPKMQEFYIITIFITTIAAAMYFAMATGFGVTEVMVGDEALTIYWARYADWLFTTPLLLLDLALLAGANRNTIATLIGLDVFMIGTGAIATFSATPGTRIAWWAISTGALLALLYVLVGTLSKNARDQSPEVASLFGTLRNLVIVLWLLYPVVWILGTEGTFGILPLYWETAAFMVLDLSAKVGFGVVLLRSRSVLERAVTPTAAPA; translated from the coding sequence ATGACCGCAACAGTCGGTCCAGAATCCCTGTGGCTGTGGATCGGGACGATCGGAATGACCCTCGGAACCCTGTACTTCCTCGGTCGTGGGCGCGGCGTTCGCGACCCGAAGATGCAGGAGTTCTACATCATCACGATCTTCATCACGACGATCGCCGCGGCGATGTACTTCGCGATGGCGACGGGCTTTGGCGTCACCGAAGTCATGGTCGGCGACGAGGCGCTCACGATCTACTGGGCGCGGTACGCCGACTGGCTCTTCACGACGCCGCTGCTGTTGCTCGACCTGGCGCTGCTCGCCGGTGCGAACCGCAACACGATCGCGACGCTGATCGGCCTCGACGTCTTCATGATCGGGACCGGCGCGATCGCGACGTTCTCGGCGACCCCCGGTACCCGGATCGCGTGGTGGGCTATCAGCACCGGCGCCCTGCTCGCCCTGCTGTACGTCCTCGTCGGGACCCTCTCGAAGAACGCGCGCGACCAGTCTCCGGAGGTCGCGTCGCTGTTCGGTACCCTTCGCAACCTGGTCATCGTGCTGTGGCTGCTGTACCCAGTGGTCTGGATCCTCGGCACCGAAGGGACGTTCGGCATCCTCCCGCTGTACTGGGAGACGGCCGCGTTCATGGTGCTCGACCTCTCGGCGAAGGTCGGCTTCGGGGTGGTCCTGCTCCGGAGCCGCTCCGTCCTGGAGCGGGCCGTCACACCGACGGCTGCGCCGGCCTGA
- a CDS encoding DUF5305 domain-containing protein codes for MIGNPRLNLLIATYGRSLAIALAVVGVLAVVATGWVVATPSTSTTTQQVNQETVSTETTTSAVVVEDGLWESGTRLVDSSVYTFAATPNLTITPRTAVASSEASVIHEVRIRHEAARDGSVFWEETVPQSRTEASVVDGVATSETTITVDDVRDQRAALEDDLVDVGSITTSIEVVVEYDTGTYADEQVLSSPVRMTEDAYWLEEPLEDSTDHSETATIEVQESPNAPAIGVLLLVAVLSFGGAAFVYTRGPIDVDAARRAVYEQRYAEWISRGSIPMWVGDYHVELDTLEDVVDVAIDTNERVVNDRQRDLFAVVNGNVVYYYSDRGQWEGTAWPKMEFGDQSSPVTGDSGATPVPPSIDGGSDPIGPPDDDLPDPDDDDAWERI; via the coding sequence GTGATCGGGAACCCGCGGCTGAACCTGCTGATCGCGACGTACGGACGATCGCTCGCGATCGCGCTCGCCGTCGTGGGCGTGCTCGCGGTCGTCGCGACAGGCTGGGTCGTCGCGACACCCTCGACGTCGACGACGACCCAGCAGGTGAACCAGGAGACCGTTTCGACGGAGACGACCACGAGCGCCGTCGTCGTCGAAGACGGCCTCTGGGAGTCGGGGACGAGGCTCGTGGACAGTTCGGTCTACACGTTCGCCGCGACGCCGAACCTGACGATTACGCCACGGACCGCAGTCGCGTCCAGCGAGGCGTCGGTGATCCACGAGGTGCGGATCAGACACGAGGCGGCACGTGACGGATCGGTCTTCTGGGAAGAGACCGTCCCCCAGTCCCGGACCGAGGCGTCCGTCGTCGACGGCGTCGCGACCTCCGAGACGACGATCACAGTCGACGACGTCCGCGATCAGCGCGCGGCTCTCGAGGACGACCTCGTCGACGTCGGATCGATCACGACCTCCATCGAGGTCGTCGTCGAGTACGATACGGGAACGTACGCCGACGAACAGGTCCTGTCGAGTCCGGTCCGAATGACCGAGGACGCCTACTGGCTCGAGGAGCCCCTGGAGGACTCGACCGACCACTCCGAAACGGCCACGATCGAGGTCCAGGAGTCGCCGAACGCGCCGGCGATCGGCGTCCTGTTGCTGGTCGCGGTCCTCTCGTTCGGCGGCGCCGCGTTCGTCTACACTCGCGGTCCGATCGACGTCGACGCCGCCCGACGCGCCGTCTACGAACAGCGCTACGCGGAGTGGATCTCGCGGGGATCGATCCCGATGTGGGTCGGTGACTACCACGTCGAACTCGACACGCTCGAGGACGTCGTCGACGTCGCGATCGATACGAACGAACGCGTCGTCAACGATCGGCAACGCGATCTGTTCGCGGTCGTCAACGGGAACGTGGTCTACTATTACTCCGATCGCGGCCAGTGGGAGGGAACCGCCTGGCCGAAGATGGAGTTCGGCGACCAGTCGTCGCCGGTCACCGGCGATTCCGGGGCCACTCCCGTCCCGCCGTCTATCGACGGGGGATCGGATCCGATCGGGCCGCCCGACGACGATCTGCCGGACCCGGACGACGACGACGCGTGGGAACGGATCTAG
- a CDS encoding signal peptidase I produces MTTGSLVKRALTVAVAFVVLLLVLGQLLGQPILLGYVATGSMEPTMDAGDGFVAIPSAVAGSPSEGDVVVFNARELHDGGLTTHRIVDETDEGYVTKGDSNPFTDQDGGEPPVTEGQIVAVAWQVNGEVVSIPHLGTAIMGVQGVMESGYDLLTAPLGVTTAFEAENAGAIMIALGIAMLGFGLLVERVGPHRRDTTRSTARENVYAFWTTIGLVLLVLVTLATAAMVIPSGTYEYGLVSTDDPTDDPQVLAPGASTDLPRTVDNAGYVPIVVVHEAESSGVDAEPDRQVVGPRDSGETTISLTAPETTGEYARHVGEHRYLAVLPPSVLVWLHGVHPLAAITAVNAVIVGVTVVAVLVLFGSGDFRIRRPGGHVPLWTRLQRKLRRLRRDD; encoded by the coding sequence ATGACGACGGGTTCGCTGGTCAAACGAGCGCTGACCGTAGCCGTCGCGTTCGTCGTCCTCCTGCTCGTTCTGGGCCAACTCCTGGGCCAGCCGATCCTGCTCGGCTACGTCGCGACCGGGAGCATGGAACCGACGATGGACGCCGGCGACGGCTTCGTCGCGATTCCCAGCGCCGTCGCCGGCTCGCCGAGCGAGGGCGATGTCGTGGTGTTCAACGCCCGCGAGCTACACGACGGCGGGCTGACGACCCACCGGATCGTCGACGAGACGGACGAAGGGTACGTCACGAAAGGGGATTCGAACCCCTTCACCGACCAGGACGGCGGTGAACCGCCGGTCACCGAGGGCCAGATCGTCGCCGTCGCCTGGCAAGTAAACGGCGAGGTCGTGTCGATCCCCCACCTCGGGACGGCAATCATGGGCGTCCAGGGTGTGATGGAGTCGGGGTACGATCTCCTCACCGCTCCGCTCGGCGTGACGACGGCGTTCGAAGCCGAGAACGCCGGGGCGATCATGATCGCGCTCGGCATCGCGATGCTCGGCTTCGGGCTCCTCGTGGAGCGCGTCGGTCCGCATCGACGCGACACGACGCGATCGACCGCCCGGGAGAACGTCTACGCGTTCTGGACCACGATCGGACTCGTGTTGCTCGTCCTCGTGACGCTCGCGACGGCCGCGATGGTGATCCCGTCCGGCACCTACGAGTACGGACTCGTGAGTACGGACGATCCCACCGACGATCCACAGGTTCTCGCCCCGGGTGCGTCGACCGACCTGCCCCGCACCGTGGACAACGCGGGCTACGTTCCGATCGTCGTCGTCCACGAGGCCGAGAGCAGCGGCGTCGACGCGGAACCCGATCGGCAGGTCGTCGGTCCACGGGATTCCGGCGAGACGACCATCTCGCTGACGGCTCCCGAGACGACCGGCGAGTACGCGCGCCACGTGGGGGAACACCGGTACCTCGCCGTCCTCCCGCCGTCGGTGCTCGTGTGGCTCCACGGGGTCCACCCGCTGGCTGCGATCACCGCCGTCAACGCGGTGATCGTCGGCGTCACCGTCGTGGCGGTGCTCGTCCTGTTCGGCAGCGGCGACTTCCGGATCCGCCGGCCCGGCGGGCACGTTCCGCTCTGGACCCGACTCCAGCGAAAGCTCCGGCGGTTGCGCCGCGACGACTGA
- a CDS encoding MarR family transcriptional regulator: MAETDGEEIEDLPPSAKLVFKVLEYDGPLTQKQIVQESMLSARTVRYALERLEEIGIVDEDIYFADARQSLYRIEEQVAADGNGVEESPKKDACCAE; encoded by the coding sequence ATGGCAGAGACCGACGGGGAGGAGATCGAAGACTTGCCACCGAGCGCGAAACTGGTCTTCAAGGTTCTCGAGTACGACGGGCCGCTGACGCAGAAACAGATCGTTCAAGAATCGATGCTCTCGGCACGGACGGTCCGATACGCCCTCGAGCGCCTGGAGGAGATCGGAATCGTCGACGAGGATATCTACTTTGCGGACGCCCGCCAGAGCCTCTACCGGATCGAGGAACAGGTCGCGGCCGACGGCAACGGCGTCGAGGAGTCCCCGAAGAAAGACGCCTGCTGCGCCGAATAA
- a CDS encoding NAD+ synthase — MADVVSNDRRRVVAGEHARPGSFITSTAGLEGVRRSIRSAIRETVSDANATGVVVPMSGGIDSTVTTVLAVEALGSDRVLGLGLPCHKADGTGVSDARTIADGLGIEFELIQLRPLLESFEEIAASHLEPAASADDGSRDRPNERNYAIGNLVARLRMCCAYYAANRQSRLVLGTANRSELLLGYFTKYGDGAADAYPIGDLYKTEVRALAKRLGVPRRIVSKEPSAGFWADQTDASELGASYDVIDPLLRRLVDEGTSIDEAADAVGIDRETARDVVALSAATEHKRAVPPTPGITNRDDGSIE, encoded by the coding sequence ATGGCCGACGTAGTTTCGAACGATCGCCGACGTGTCGTCGCCGGAGAGCACGCCCGACCCGGGTCCTTCATCACGAGTACGGCCGGACTGGAGGGAGTTCGCCGGTCGATCCGCTCGGCCATCCGTGAGACCGTTTCGGACGCGAACGCGACGGGTGTCGTCGTGCCGATGAGCGGGGGCATCGACTCAACGGTCACGACGGTCCTCGCCGTCGAAGCGCTCGGTAGCGATCGGGTGCTCGGACTCGGACTCCCCTGTCACAAGGCCGACGGGACCGGCGTGAGCGACGCCCGGACGATCGCCGACGGGCTCGGGATCGAGTTCGAACTGATCCAGTTACGGCCGCTGCTCGAGTCGTTCGAGGAGATAGCCGCGAGCCACCTCGAACCGGCGGCATCGGCTGACGACGGATCGCGCGATCGGCCCAACGAGCGCAACTACGCGATCGGGAACCTCGTCGCGCGACTGCGGATGTGCTGTGCGTACTACGCGGCGAACCGTCAGTCCCGCCTGGTGCTCGGCACCGCGAACCGATCGGAGTTGTTGCTGGGCTACTTCACCAAGTACGGCGACGGCGCTGCCGACGCCTACCCGATCGGCGACCTGTACAAGACGGAGGTCCGTGCGCTCGCGAAGCGGCTCGGCGTGCCGCGACGGATCGTCAGCAAGGAACCGTCCGCCGGCTTCTGGGCCGACCAGACCGACGCGTCGGAACTCGGGGCGAGCTACGACGTCATCGACCCCCTGTTGCGACGGCTCGTCGACGAGGGGACGTCGATCGACGAGGCCGCGGATGCGGTCGGGATCGATCGCGAAACCGCCCGCGACGTCGTGGCGCTGTCCGCCGCGACCGAACACAAGCGGGCGGTGCCGCCGACGCCTGGGATTACCAACCGAGACGACGGCTCGATCGAGTAG
- a CDS encoding bacteriorhodopsin: MQPPIDLGFRACSAVLQTGVTDQELFEYVFGGDNTLLALSFVVNIALAGLTILGIAYLGRNLSDPRPKAIATALMLISVVSISSYTGLTSGLTLGVVEMPAGHPAAGATTAGQDGVLVMWGRYLTWTFSTPFILIVLGMIAGSNWTKILTTCAFTIAMCVTGLAAALTTSSLVLRWWWFVLSSTFFLVIVYVILVDWTAEAERTGTTDLFRTLKLLTVVGWFGYPILWALGVEGIAILDVATTSWGYSVLDIITKYIVTFLAMFYVIDEPESITGGADYSASLPRVEPSDD, encoded by the coding sequence ATGCAGCCACCGATCGACCTCGGTTTTCGCGCCTGCAGCGCCGTCCTGCAAACCGGTGTGACGGATCAGGAACTGTTCGAGTACGTCTTCGGAGGCGACAACACCCTGCTCGCGCTGTCGTTCGTCGTCAACATCGCCCTCGCCGGACTCACGATCCTCGGGATCGCCTATCTCGGACGAAACCTCTCCGATCCGCGACCGAAGGCGATCGCGACCGCGCTGATGCTGATCTCGGTCGTCTCGATCTCGAGTTACACCGGGCTCACGTCGGGGCTGACGCTGGGCGTCGTCGAGATGCCGGCGGGCCACCCGGCGGCGGGTGCGACGACGGCCGGCCAGGACGGCGTCCTGGTGATGTGGGGCCGGTACCTCACGTGGACCTTCTCCACGCCGTTCATTCTGATCGTACTCGGGATGATCGCCGGGTCGAACTGGACGAAGATCCTCACGACCTGTGCGTTTACGATCGCGATGTGCGTCACCGGCCTGGCGGCCGCCCTGACGACGTCTTCGCTGGTGCTTCGCTGGTGGTGGTTCGTGCTGTCGTCGACCTTCTTCCTGGTGATCGTGTACGTCATCCTCGTCGACTGGACTGCCGAAGCCGAGCGGACGGGAACGACGGACCTGTTCCGGACGCTCAAACTCCTCACCGTCGTCGGCTGGTTCGGTTACCCGATCCTCTGGGCGCTCGGCGTCGAAGGGATCGCGATCCTGGACGTCGCGACCACCTCGTGGGGCTACAGCGTCCTCGACATCATCACGAAGTACATCGTGACGTTCCTCGCCATGTTCTACGTCATCGACGAACCGGAGTCGATCACCGGCGGCGCGGACTACAGTGCCTCCCTTCCCCGGGTCGAGCCATCGGACGACTGA
- a CDS encoding long-chain-fatty-acid--CoA ligase, translated as METPLVVTDFLDQARTHYADETAIVGAGGDRFTYAEFAERADRFAAALQERGIEKGDRVAVLDPNTHYHLEAAYGAMQIGAIFTPLNYRLTPDDYEYILADAGVDAIYADYEYAEKIEAIRDDAPTETFVTNDADAVDGEWEAFDDVLADAGTEFDRPEMAEDEIITINYTSGTTGDPKGVCRTHRTETLHAYLMSIYHEITDDDVYLWTLPMFHVNGWGHIYAVTGMGATHVCTRGVNADDVVSTIREEDVSFLCAAPAVLNQLIDYYENEGEPAMSGDNQVRATTAGSAPPEATIRAVEDEFGWYLKHLYGATETGPLITISDAKRLIDDENRFEIKKRQGMGVLGTDVRVVDEDGNDVPQDDQTLGEVVVRGNQVMDRYWNKPEETEEAFSDRLEGYYHMGDLATVDENGMIALRDRKKDIIISGGENISSIELEDTLFDHDAVADAAVIPAPSEEWGETPKAFVVPSNGDPDDPPVSADELTAFTRDRLASYKVVRRIEYVEELPKTATGKTQKYELRQQEWADEDRMIGEG; from the coding sequence ATGGAAACGCCACTCGTAGTTACCGACTTCCTCGACCAGGCACGGACCCACTACGCCGACGAGACCGCGATCGTCGGCGCCGGCGGCGACCGGTTCACCTACGCCGAGTTCGCCGAACGAGCTGATCGGTTCGCCGCGGCTCTCCAGGAGCGCGGGATCGAGAAGGGTGATCGGGTCGCGGTGCTCGATCCGAACACGCACTACCACCTCGAGGCGGCCTACGGCGCGATGCAGATCGGAGCGATCTTCACGCCGCTGAACTACCGGCTCACGCCCGACGACTACGAGTACATCCTCGCGGACGCCGGCGTGGACGCGATCTACGCCGATTACGAGTACGCCGAGAAGATCGAGGCGATCCGCGACGACGCACCGACGGAGACGTTCGTCACGAACGACGCCGACGCCGTGGACGGCGAGTGGGAGGCGTTCGACGACGTGCTCGCGGACGCTGGGACCGAATTCGATCGGCCCGAGATGGCCGAGGACGAGATCATCACGATCAACTACACCTCGGGGACGACGGGCGATCCGAAGGGGGTCTGTCGCACCCACCGGACGGAGACGCTCCACGCCTACCTGATGTCGATCTACCACGAGATCACCGACGACGACGTCTACCTGTGGACGCTGCCGATGTTCCACGTCAACGGGTGGGGGCACATCTACGCGGTGACCGGGATGGGTGCGACCCACGTCTGTACGCGCGGGGTCAACGCCGACGACGTGGTCTCGACGATCCGCGAGGAGGACGTCTCCTTCCTCTGTGCCGCACCGGCGGTGCTCAACCAGTTGATCGACTACTACGAGAACGAGGGCGAACCCGCGATGAGCGGCGACAACCAGGTTCGGGCGACGACCGCGGGGAGCGCGCCGCCGGAGGCGACCATCCGGGCCGTCGAGGACGAGTTCGGCTGGTACCTCAAGCACCTCTACGGGGCGACCGAAACCGGACCGCTCATCACCATCTCGGACGCGAAACGGCTCATCGACGACGAGAACCGCTTCGAGATCAAGAAGCGCCAGGGGATGGGCGTGCTCGGGACCGACGTCCGCGTCGTCGACGAGGACGGCAACGACGTCCCGCAGGACGACCAGACCCTCGGCGAGGTCGTCGTCCGCGGCAACCAGGTGATGGACCGCTACTGGAACAAGCCCGAGGAGACCGAGGAAGCGTTCTCCGATCGGCTCGAGGGCTACTACCACATGGGCGACCTCGCGACCGTCGACGAGAACGGGATGATCGCGCTGCGCGATCGCAAGAAGGACATCATCATCTCCGGCGGGGAGAACATCTCGAGCATCGAACTCGAGGACACGCTGTTCGACCACGACGCGGTCGCGGACGCGGCGGTGATCCCGGCCCCGAGCGAGGAGTGGGGCGAGACGCCGAAGGCGTTCGTCGTGCCGTCGAACGGCGATCCCGACGATCCGCCGGTGTCGGCCGACGAACTGACGGCGTTCACGCGCGATCGACTCGCGAGCTACAAGGTCGTCCGCCGGATCGAGTACGTCGAGGAACTGCCGAAGACGGCGACCGGCAAGACTCAGAAGTACGAACTGCGCCAGCAGGAGTGGGCCGACGAGGACCGGATGATCGGCGAGGGGTGA
- a CDS encoding lycopene cyclase domain-containing protein — MTVSLTYFGVHLVFVLPPLLVLGWLARRRDRAWWGARPLSGLGIMIGLAVVYTTPLTNLLIPEGVWWYGDGAVVATVWHTPIEEYLFFVLQPILTAFWLFQVPATADRSLAIPLAHRLVGIAGGLSIAGVGWLLTGDTSTYYLGWLMLWAGPILAVQWGFGLTYLWTVRRPLAVAIAIPTIYLWIVDRIAIGLGVWVISDAHTIGYAPLGLPIEEALFFLVTNAFIVQGLVMYVWLLDRMHELPSLDGVTNRLAASSDER; from the coding sequence ATGACCGTTTCACTCACGTACTTCGGTGTTCACCTGGTGTTCGTCCTTCCGCCGCTTCTGGTTCTGGGCTGGCTCGCGCGCCGTCGCGACCGTGCCTGGTGGGGCGCTCGACCGCTCTCCGGACTCGGAATCATGATTGGTCTCGCCGTCGTCTACACGACGCCGTTGACGAATCTCCTGATCCCCGAGGGCGTCTGGTGGTACGGCGACGGTGCCGTCGTCGCGACCGTCTGGCACACGCCGATCGAGGAGTACCTCTTCTTCGTCCTCCAGCCGATACTGACCGCGTTCTGGCTGTTTCAGGTGCCGGCGACCGCCGATCGGTCGCTGGCGATCCCCCTCGCACATCGGCTGGTCGGCATCGCGGGCGGCCTCTCGATCGCCGGCGTCGGTTGGCTGTTGACCGGTGACACCTCGACGTACTACCTCGGGTGGCTGATGCTCTGGGCCGGTCCGATCCTCGCCGTCCAGTGGGGGTTCGGCCTCACGTACCTCTGGACCGTCCGCCGTCCGCTAGCGGTCGCCATCGCCATCCCGACGATCTACCTCTGGATCGTCGATCGCATCGCGATCGGACTCGGCGTCTGGGTCATCTCCGACGCGCACACGATCGGGTACGCGCCGCTGGGACTTCCGATCGAGGAGGCGCTGTTCTTTCTCGTGACCAACGCGTTCATCGTTCAGGGACTCGTCATGTACGTGTGGCTGCTCGATCGGATGCACGAACTCCCGTCCCTCGACGGGGTGACGAACCGACTGGCCGCGTCTTCCGATGAGCGGTGA
- a CDS encoding Brp/Blh family beta-carotene 15,15'-dioxygenase, with the protein MSGDTVPHSGGLRAGAAGRRRAARLSLGFGLLSVVVAISITALAGSPPLAYQYVPLALSVVVLGLPHGAVDHLVLPRARGDPVTLRSLAFVGLLYLLVGTAYAVVWFLAPVAAFVLFILVTLVHWGQGDAYALLALVRVDHLGTRASRLLALVVRGGLPMLVPLIAFPAQYAFVAETLVGLFDPDAAAALEPVFSPPARAAVAIGFGALVALALLLGFVRSGPDGRGPWLVDLTETLGLVAYFAIVPPILAIGLYFCFWHSLRHILRTMLVDPVAATALDRGAIGAASRRFARDAAPLTAGGLLVLVGIGLAVPRTPATVPDVIALYLVTIAVLTLPHVVVVTVLDREQRVWSP; encoded by the coding sequence ATGAGCGGTGATACGGTCCCTCACAGCGGTGGTCTGCGAGCGGGTGCCGCCGGCCGCCGACGGGCGGCTCGCCTGAGCCTCGGCTTCGGTCTGCTTTCGGTCGTCGTCGCCATCTCGATCACGGCTCTCGCCGGCTCGCCGCCGCTTGCCTACCAGTACGTTCCGCTGGCGCTCAGCGTCGTCGTCCTCGGGCTTCCTCACGGGGCCGTCGACCACCTCGTGTTGCCGCGGGCTCGAGGTGACCCCGTCACCCTCCGTTCGCTCGCGTTCGTCGGCCTTCTCTACCTGCTGGTCGGCACCGCCTACGCCGTCGTCTGGTTTCTCGCCCCCGTCGCCGCCTTCGTCCTGTTCATCCTCGTCACGCTCGTCCACTGGGGCCAGGGCGACGCCTACGCTCTGCTCGCGCTCGTCCGCGTCGACCATCTCGGGACGCGGGCCAGCCGACTGCTCGCCCTCGTCGTCCGGGGCGGACTTCCGATGCTCGTCCCGCTGATCGCGTTCCCGGCCCAGTACGCCTTCGTCGCCGAGACGCTCGTCGGACTGTTCGATCCGGATGCGGCGGCCGCGCTCGAACCGGTCTTCTCCCCGCCGGCGCGGGCGGCCGTCGCGATCGGCTTCGGTGCGCTGGTCGCGCTCGCGTTGCTCCTCGGCTTCGTCCGGTCGGGACCGGACGGCCGCGGGCCGTGGCTGGTCGACCTGACCGAGACCCTCGGCCTCGTCGCGTACTTCGCGATCGTGCCGCCGATCCTCGCGATCGGCCTCTACTTCTGTTTCTGGCACTCACTGCGGCACATCCTTCGAACGATGCTCGTCGACCCCGTCGCCGCTACGGCGCTCGATCGGGGGGCGATCGGCGCCGCCTCTCGTCGCTTCGCCCGCGATGCGGCGCCACTGACCGCGGGCGGGTTGCTCGTGCTCGTCGGTATCGGGCTCGCCGTCCCGCGAACACCCGCAACCGTCCCCGACGTCATCGCGCTCTATCTGGTGACGATCGCCGTGCTGACGCTCCCACACGTCGTCGTCGTCACGGTACTCGATCGCGAACAGCGAGTCTGGTCGCCGTAG